One genomic segment of Planctomycetaceae bacterium includes these proteins:
- a CDS encoding HAMP domain-containing sensor histidine kinase, translating to MFFLRSIRRRLVTGFTIALTLMLVMAAAGIVGLVWHQDAVAELEELLLRQPDRDRLMAVVAGIPDTLNLNAQLNLKNPDALQKLRHDYHAGIVAAEDEFQEFRRKLESIDQTPEMFRQQGLIYSRLLLVERDLVQLRQLQQALQPGPDPADVAPNAGSPNAGSPGARPSNAVAADTVAETFGAVIIEASRLNSEIRRTLSTLPAFHDSSQVLSSLGRERRRSERLLKLILILTPIAVALYGITILFGFRWISQPLRTIARGASRIGHGDIGYRIPSVSRWNDEFANLTENVNRMADRFQQSEESLQAKVEERSRQLIRSERLAGIGFLAAGVAHEINNPLSAITMAAESLQNRLYDVVDPGHPDEKEMFDRLSMIQRESRRCGEITARILNFSRGENAEKAMDDLTRIVGEVLAIIRPMDRYRDRTITFERVEPLMVEINGSQIKQVVLNLVANALQATQPGGHVEIRLLEQIDWVIVEVQDDGSGMSTDTIRNLFEPFYTTKETGQGTGLGLSITHRIVEDHDGTIDPISAGAGQGSLFRVRLPKRQSQQNAA from the coding sequence GTGTTCTTTCTTCGCAGCATTCGACGACGGCTGGTGACAGGCTTCACCATTGCGCTGACGCTGATGCTGGTGATGGCCGCCGCCGGCATTGTCGGGCTTGTCTGGCATCAGGACGCCGTCGCGGAGCTGGAGGAACTGCTGCTCCGCCAGCCTGACCGCGATCGTCTGATGGCAGTCGTCGCGGGAATTCCGGACACGCTGAATCTGAACGCTCAGTTGAATCTGAAGAATCCGGATGCTCTCCAGAAACTGCGACACGACTACCACGCCGGGATTGTTGCCGCGGAAGATGAGTTCCAGGAATTTCGGCGGAAACTGGAAAGTATCGATCAGACGCCGGAGATGTTTCGACAGCAGGGCCTGATCTATTCACGGCTGCTGCTGGTCGAACGAGATCTGGTGCAACTGCGTCAGCTTCAGCAGGCACTGCAGCCCGGACCCGATCCGGCCGATGTCGCACCGAACGCTGGTTCGCCGAACGCTGGTTCGCCAGGCGCCCGTCCATCGAACGCTGTCGCCGCGGACACGGTTGCCGAGACATTCGGGGCCGTCATCATCGAAGCGTCGCGGCTGAATTCCGAAATTCGCAGAACGCTCAGCACGCTGCCGGCGTTTCATGATTCCAGCCAGGTGCTTTCGTCGCTGGGACGTGAACGCCGACGATCGGAACGCCTGCTGAAGCTGATTCTGATTCTCACGCCCATCGCGGTCGCGCTTTATGGCATCACGATTCTGTTTGGATTTCGCTGGATTTCTCAGCCGCTGCGGACGATCGCCAGGGGAGCGTCGCGGATCGGTCACGGAGATATCGGCTATCGGATCCCTTCGGTTTCTCGGTGGAATGATGAGTTCGCCAACCTGACGGAAAACGTCAATCGCATGGCGGACCGGTTTCAGCAGTCCGAAGAATCGCTGCAGGCCAAGGTCGAAGAACGCAGCCGGCAACTGATTCGTTCGGAGCGACTGGCGGGGATCGGGTTCCTGGCCGCCGGTGTCGCCCATGAAATCAATAACCCGCTGTCGGCAATCACGATGGCGGCAGAGTCTCTGCAGAACCGCCTGTATGACGTCGTCGATCCCGGCCACCCGGACGAAAAGGAAATGTTCGACAGGCTGTCCATGATTCAGCGGGAGTCGCGTCGCTGCGGAGAAATCACCGCACGGATTCTGAACTTCTCCCGCGGTGAAAACGCTGAAAAGGCGATGGACGATCTGACGCGAATTGTCGGCGAAGTGCTGGCCATCATCCGACCGATGGACCGCTACCGCGATCGCACGATCACGTTTGAACGCGTCGAGCCGCTGATGGTGGAAATCAACGGTTCGCAGATCAAACAGGTCGTGCTGAATCTTGTCGCCAACGCGCTTCAGGCAACACAGCCGGGCGGACACGTGGAAATCCGGCTTCTCGAACAGATCGACTGGGTCATTGTCGAAGTCCAGGACGACGGTTCCGGAATGTCGACGGACACCATTCGAAACCTGTTCGAACCATTCTACACGACTAAGGAAACCGGTCAGGGAACCGGCCTGGGTCTCAGCATCACGCATCGGATTGTCGAAGACCACGATGGCACGATCGATCCGATCAGCGCGGGAGCGGGACAGGGCAGCCTGTTCCGTGTTCGTCTGCCGAAGCGCCAGTCGCAGCAGAACGCTGCGTGA
- a CDS encoding protein phosphatase 2C domain-containing protein has protein sequence MSVQPLVQYASRTDVGMRRAANQDALSVRLSTGFDEWATCGHLFVVADGMGGHSVGDLASRITIETLPHAYFKMDTDVLPERLRGAIHSANRAINTKARENPEFADMGTTCSVLTLTPQGAYVGQVGDSRVYRVRNGLIEQLTFDHSLQWEMIRQGRATMENVDLLHPRNVITRCLGPDENVTVDVEGPFSIQKGDAFLLCSDGLTGHVTDSEIGAIVGNLPPAESSRLLIDLANCRGGSDNTTVVITHVQDYPKIDGPVVDPEPATPLTRPTAVIEPASEPKPKRSLMSLLSLLVFVVLSSFGLMFLLTDQRRGLGLVMISAALILGFVRLIVAGTRRQADDDTDFSLSESQRTTLAESQIPEEKSPYRRATAELSLELLEILSETQSDLTQACYDNGWTVDLDELSVLNRQALAALQQNQKGRCLQLRAKAIDLLMRELYAQTRGHRPSARD, from the coding sequence ATGAGCGTTCAGCCACTGGTTCAATACGCGTCCCGCACGGACGTCGGAATGCGCAGAGCCGCGAACCAGGACGCACTTTCCGTCCGCCTCAGTACGGGCTTCGACGAATGGGCGACCTGCGGTCATCTGTTTGTCGTCGCCGACGGAATGGGTGGTCATTCAGTTGGCGACCTGGCAAGCCGCATCACGATTGAGACGCTGCCGCACGCTTATTTTAAGATGGACACCGACGTCCTGCCGGAACGCCTGCGAGGCGCCATTCACTCGGCCAACCGTGCGATCAACACAAAGGCCCGCGAAAACCCCGAGTTCGCCGACATGGGCACGACCTGCAGCGTGCTGACACTGACGCCGCAGGGAGCCTACGTGGGACAGGTGGGAGACAGTCGCGTTTATCGCGTTCGCAACGGTCTGATTGAGCAACTGACGTTCGATCACAGCCTGCAGTGGGAAATGATACGTCAGGGCCGGGCGACCATGGAAAACGTGGATTTGCTGCATCCCCGCAATGTGATTACCCGATGTCTGGGCCCCGACGAAAACGTCACCGTGGACGTGGAAGGGCCATTCAGCATTCAAAAGGGAGACGCGTTTCTCCTGTGTTCCGATGGCCTGACCGGGCACGTGACTGACAGCGAAATCGGTGCCATCGTCGGGAACCTTCCGCCGGCCGAATCGTCACGTCTGCTGATCGATCTGGCCAACTGCCGGGGCGGTTCCGACAACACCACCGTCGTGATTACTCATGTGCAGGACTATCCGAAGATCGACGGTCCGGTCGTGGACCCCGAACCCGCGACGCCGCTCACCCGACCGACGGCGGTGATCGAGCCGGCCTCGGAGCCGAAGCCGAAGCGATCGCTGATGAGTTTGCTGTCACTGCTGGTGTTCGTGGTCCTGTCTTCGTTCGGGCTGATGTTTCTGCTGACCGACCAGCGCCGCGGCCTGGGACTGGTGATGATTTCAGCAGCACTGATTCTGGGCTTTGTCCGACTGATTGTTGCCGGCACCCGGCGTCAGGCAGACGATGACACCGACTTCTCACTGTCCGAGTCACAGCGGACGACTCTGGCCGAAAGTCAGATTCCCGAAGAAAAGTCCCCCTATCGTCGCGCGACGGCGGAGCTGTCCCTGGAGTTGCTGGAGATCCTGTCGGAAACGCAAAGCGATCTGACTCAGGCCTGCTACGACAACGGCTGGACCGTGGATCTGGATGAACTCAGCGTTCTGAATCGCCAGGCTCTGGCCGCGCTGCAGCAGAATCAGAAGGGGCGCTGCCTGCAACTGCGCGCGAAAGCCATCGATCTGCTGATGCGCGAACTGTACGCTCAGACCCGCGGTCACCGGCCGTCCGCACGCGATTAG
- a CDS encoding PEGA domain-containing protein produces the protein MSIRLLLPAFVILLLQIGCVHRRVTIHSDPPGALVKVDGRDIGYTPASVDFTYYGTREVQLLKDGFETQTQLVDINAPWYQKFPLDFFSDNFLGTHVRDHRRIQIQMRPKQVDNPTNLIQRGRSLRSEATHGL, from the coding sequence ATGTCCATACGCCTCCTGCTACCGGCATTTGTGATTCTGCTGCTGCAGATCGGCTGCGTTCACCGGCGCGTGACGATTCATTCGGATCCGCCGGGAGCATTAGTCAAGGTTGACGGTCGAGATATCGGCTACACGCCCGCTTCCGTCGATTTCACGTACTACGGCACACGCGAAGTTCAGTTGCTGAAGGACGGATTTGAAACGCAGACGCAACTGGTCGACATCAACGCTCCGTGGTATCAGAAATTCCCGCTGGACTTTTTCAGCGACAACTTCCTGGGAACTCACGTCCGTGACCACCGGCGGATTCAGATTCAGATGCGGCCGAAACAGGTGGACAATCCGACGAATCTGATTCAGCGAGGCCGCTCCCTGCGCAGCGAAGCGACGCACGGACTGTAG
- a CDS encoding MFS transporter: MSADGFAFSIMVGIGETYLPAFVLSSGKGELAAALIATVPILAGSLLQLVAPTALRYMQSYRRFVVLTAALQAGSLLGLMLTAIRPQLPTWTVFLFATLYWAAGLSTGPAWNTWAEELVPSSLRAGFFARRGRLSHFGVLLGLVLGGVLLKFSTSLSNPLLVFAWLFGIAAASRFVSAAMLARQSEGSNDRTAVPRLRRTGPNVESIGMLNRLKTSGPAERFILYLVTVQTAVYIAGPYFTPYMLGTLKLSWIDYMILLSLCFIGKMLALPWAAKLANRAGVNRLMWIGGLGVIPTSALWMISQTFWSLAAFQIYSGLVWACYELSMLLQFFRQIPIERRVRVLTIYNLGNSAAMVLGSLIGAVFLSLLGRNGSAYLMLFGFSSVARLASLLLIPGRRAVVQSTVQSTTSALRVLVSRTIAVRPMAGSLERPVLPAFDRDAEAAPEDHADSDIAEPNTTRAAS, translated from the coding sequence ATGAGCGCAGACGGATTCGCGTTCAGCATCATGGTGGGAATCGGGGAAACCTATCTTCCGGCGTTTGTGCTGTCGTCCGGAAAAGGCGAACTCGCCGCCGCACTCATCGCGACGGTGCCGATCCTCGCGGGCAGCCTGCTGCAGCTCGTCGCACCGACCGCTCTGCGATACATGCAGTCGTATCGGCGATTCGTCGTGCTGACAGCGGCGCTGCAGGCCGGCAGTCTGCTGGGACTGATGCTGACCGCCATTCGCCCGCAACTGCCGACGTGGACCGTGTTCCTGTTTGCAACGCTTTACTGGGCGGCCGGCCTGTCGACGGGACCCGCATGGAATACCTGGGCCGAAGAACTGGTTCCGTCAAGCCTGCGAGCCGGCTTCTTCGCGCGGCGCGGACGTCTGAGCCATTTCGGGGTCCTGCTGGGGCTCGTCCTGGGCGGCGTGCTGCTGAAATTTTCGACGTCGCTGTCAAATCCGCTGCTGGTATTCGCATGGCTGTTCGGCATCGCGGCCGCGTCGAGATTTGTTTCGGCGGCGATGCTGGCACGGCAGTCAGAAGGCTCGAACGACCGCACCGCCGTCCCCAGGCTCAGGCGAACCGGTCCGAACGTCGAATCGATCGGGATGCTGAACCGGTTGAAAACCTCCGGTCCGGCTGAACGCTTCATTCTGTATCTGGTGACCGTTCAGACTGCCGTGTACATCGCCGGCCCCTACTTCACTCCGTACATGCTGGGAACACTGAAGCTGTCGTGGATCGACTACATGATCCTGCTGTCACTGTGTTTCATCGGAAAGATGCTGGCTCTGCCGTGGGCCGCGAAACTCGCGAATCGCGCCGGAGTCAATCGGCTGATGTGGATCGGAGGCCTGGGAGTCATCCCCACCTCGGCGCTGTGGATGATTTCGCAGACGTTCTGGAGTCTGGCCGCATTTCAGATCTACAGCGGGCTGGTCTGGGCCTGCTACGAACTATCGATGCTGCTGCAGTTCTTTCGTCAGATTCCCATCGAACGGCGCGTCCGGGTGCTGACGATCTACAACCTCGGAAACTCAGCCGCGATGGTGCTCGGTTCGCTGATTGGTGCCGTGTTTCTGTCGCTGCTTGGCCGAAACGGGTCCGCCTATCTGATGCTGTTCGGGTTTTCGTCGGTGGCTCGTCTGGCATCGCTGCTGCTGATCCCGGGACGACGAGCGGTTGTTCAGTCGACCGTGCAGTCGACAACGTCGGCGCTGCGGGTACTCGTCAGCCGCACGATCGCCGTGCGACCAATGGCCGGTTCGCTGGAACGACCGGTGCTGCCGGCGTTCGACCGTGACGCCGAGGCTGCTCCCGAAGACCACGCCGATTCCGACATCGCTGAACCAAACACGACCCGCGCCGCGTCGTAA
- a CDS encoding arylsulfatase — protein MTLRTHLTLAVTTAAVTLSAFSAIAHADPSKRPNVLLVLADDLGYSDLGCYGGEISTPNLDSLAASGLRFTQFYNTARCWPTRAVLMTGYYAQQVNRDALPGTGGGGGSGNPRPEWARLLPEMLKRAGYRSYHSGKWHLDGMPIAGGFDRSYLLQDQGRFFNPQRHWKDDRKLPAVEISSGFYGTTAIADHAIECLQGHASQHSDQPFFHYLAFTAPHFPLQALPEDVAKYRDRYLEGWEVVRAERWQRQQETGLLDGTLSEVERDLGPPYDFPEHLKILGSGEVNRPLPWDSLTDGQKRFQATKMALHAAMVDRLDQEFGRVLQQLKQMDAFDNTLIFFLSDNGASAEIMVRDDGHDPEAEPGSAQTYLCLGPGWSTTCNTPFRRHKTWVHEGGISTPLIVHWPAGIAEKGELRTNPGHVIDIVPTILDVCGTKPIDEWNGKPVPAAPGMSLQPALAQDGSVEHEFLWWLHEGNRAIRVGDWKLVAAKNDPWELYNLSTDRAEQHDVAAEFPDRVAELDALWNGAMSEFKALRE, from the coding sequence GTGACACTGCGAACTCACCTGACGCTGGCGGTGACGACCGCCGCTGTGACGTTATCGGCGTTTTCCGCAATTGCCCACGCCGATCCGTCAAAGCGCCCGAACGTGCTACTGGTCCTGGCCGACGACCTCGGCTACTCCGACCTCGGCTGCTACGGCGGTGAAATCAGCACGCCGAACCTGGACAGTCTTGCAGCCAGCGGACTGCGGTTCACTCAGTTCTACAACACGGCCCGCTGCTGGCCGACGCGTGCCGTGCTGATGACCGGCTACTATGCTCAGCAGGTCAACCGCGACGCGCTGCCCGGCACGGGTGGCGGCGGCGGCAGCGGAAACCCGCGGCCGGAATGGGCTCGCCTGCTTCCGGAAATGCTCAAGCGCGCGGGATACCGTTCGTACCACTCCGGCAAATGGCATCTCGACGGCATGCCGATCGCCGGCGGATTCGATCGCAGCTATCTGCTTCAGGATCAGGGCCGGTTCTTCAATCCGCAAAGACACTGGAAGGACGACAGGAAACTGCCTGCCGTGGAAATCAGCAGCGGATTCTATGGAACAACGGCAATCGCCGATCACGCCATCGAATGTCTGCAGGGACATGCGTCACAGCACAGCGATCAGCCGTTCTTTCACTATCTGGCGTTCACGGCTCCGCATTTCCCGCTGCAAGCGCTGCCCGAAGACGTCGCGAAGTACAGAGACCGTTATCTTGAAGGCTGGGAAGTTGTTCGCGCAGAACGCTGGCAGCGCCAACAGGAAACAGGACTGCTGGACGGCACGCTGTCCGAAGTCGAACGCGATCTGGGACCGCCGTACGATTTTCCTGAACACCTGAAAATCCTCGGAAGCGGCGAAGTCAATCGCCCGCTGCCGTGGGATTCACTGACGGACGGCCAGAAAAGGTTCCAGGCCACAAAAATGGCGCTGCACGCCGCGATGGTGGACCGGCTCGATCAGGAATTCGGTCGAGTTCTGCAGCAGCTCAAACAAATGGACGCGTTCGACAACACACTGATTTTCTTCCTGTCAGACAACGGAGCCAGCGCGGAAATCATGGTCCGTGATGACGGCCACGACCCGGAAGCCGAGCCGGGTTCGGCACAGACGTATCTGTGTCTCGGCCCTGGATGGTCGACGACCTGCAACACTCCGTTTCGTCGGCACAAGACGTGGGTCCATGAAGGCGGGATTTCCACACCGCTGATCGTACACTGGCCCGCCGGAATCGCCGAAAAAGGCGAACTGCGAACAAATCCCGGACACGTGATCGACATCGTTCCCACAATTCTCGACGTCTGCGGAACGAAGCCAATCGATGAGTGGAACGGCAAACCGGTTCCTGCAGCGCCCGGAATGAGTCTGCAGCCTGCCCTGGCACAGGATGGTTCGGTCGAACACGAATTCCTGTGGTGGCTGCATGAAGGAAACCGAGCCATTCGAGTCGGCGACTGGAAACTGGTCGCCGCGAAGAACGATCCCTGGGAACTCTACAACCTGAGCACCGATCGCGCCGAACAACACGACGTGGCCGCCGAATTCCCCGATCGCGTCGCGGAGCTGGACGCGCTTTGGAACGGCGCCATGAGTGAATTCAAAGCACTCAGGGAATAA
- a CDS encoding ABC transporter ATP-binding protein — protein sequence MPIVLQMHNVSRTFETAGGRLTILSDVNLQVMSNTAVAIQGPSGCGKSTLLHLAGTLDQPTSGTIQILGENPWTLRGSKLAAFRNQHIGFIFQEHQLLPQCSVLENVLLPTLAGFVGDRQAAMQRATSLLERVGLQHRMTHRPAALSGGERQRVAVCRALIYQPSLLLADEPTGNLDPATADSVGQLLLEVATENDAALLCVTHSTELAEKFPDHISLNAGHVEYHAAVG from the coding sequence ATGCCAATTGTTCTTCAGATGCACAATGTCAGCCGCACGTTTGAAACGGCCGGCGGTCGGCTCACAATTCTTTCGGACGTCAATCTGCAGGTCATGTCGAATACCGCCGTGGCAATTCAGGGACCGTCCGGCTGCGGAAAGAGCACTCTGCTGCACCTCGCCGGGACACTCGACCAGCCGACGTCGGGCACCATTCAGATTCTCGGTGAAAACCCGTGGACACTTCGCGGCTCGAAACTGGCGGCATTCCGCAACCAGCACATCGGTTTCATCTTCCAGGAACATCAGCTTCTGCCCCAGTGCAGCGTTCTGGAAAACGTCCTGCTGCCAACCCTGGCCGGCTTCGTCGGCGATCGACAGGCCGCAATGCAGCGAGCGACGTCGCTGCTGGAACGTGTCGGCCTGCAGCATCGAATGACTCACCGCCCGGCCGCACTGTCGGGTGGCGAACGGCAGCGAGTCGCCGTGTGCCGAGCGTTGATCTACCAGCCATCGCTGCTGCTGGCCGATGAGCCGACCGGAAATCTCGACCCGGCAACAGCGGATTCCGTCGGACAGTTACTGCTGGAAGTCGCCACCGAAAACGACGCAGCCCTGTTGTGCGTGACTCACAGCACCGAACTTGCCGAAAAGTTTCCCGACCACATCAGCCTGAACGCCGGCCACGTCGAATATCACGCGGCCGTCGGGTGA
- a CDS encoding FtsX-like permease family protein, which produces MILPDPLSDAVLAAAEELGLSAEPTLVYLANEIAAADRDSGDKRYSMYSIVAGIPFQDRQASDSYRLRDGKPVPQLRDHDLLLSAWLAADLQVDVGGTVKARWHDVGSHGELPEIERDFTVQGIFPDDDPQTVDVNLTPHVPGITDVESFSDWNQPFEMEMSRITERDDAYWAAHRATPKAFVSLATAEDLWSSRFGRYTSIRIAPVGGLSSLTEAQRESLTNRITNQIVANIDPTALGLFFRPVLAEGLTAAVGANDFTQLFIGFSFFLILSAIILAALMFRLGIQQRVSQLGLLQAVGWPSGRVRWFFLAEGLVVAASGALVGTFAAVGFARLMIHGLTTWWVGAIGTQFLLPDVRPSRLAVAAGISMLLAGFVIWTAVRAYRRVPVRELLTGTADENASPAAGGRSAWLRVMTICRWGAVLLAIGIPLAVVFGVIPQGEAFEGLTWNVVCFFVAGFACLTAGLFVLQGLLLRRASADNVSTVARGLTGLALANAARSRQRSLLTTALIAFATFVIVAVGAGRRNPLSETPDIRSGNGGFTLVAESSQPILFDVNTDDGRTKLGFGSAPNKPALPAGTRVYSFSMKPGQDASCANLYQARVPTLLGASREFISRGGFRFAKTPGENPWELLTESLPDNDGLPAIPVIGDMNTLQFSLKKAIGDVVLVPDEISPQFALQIVGMLDGSVLQGALILSTENLHRVDADVSGDRYFLVEVSKPENADKAAAALEGSLNSFGMDTEPVAQRLAGFLAVQNTYLSTFQMLGGLGLLVGTFGLAAVMMRNVIERRREIALLRAVGFTTLRVCRVILIENWLLLFWGIGLGAASALLAMLPHLLSTGADVPWEPLGITLAAVAAIGSVASVFAIRRAATVSIRENLATE; this is translated from the coding sequence ATGATTCTTCCCGATCCGCTCTCCGATGCGGTTCTTGCCGCCGCGGAAGAACTGGGACTCAGCGCCGAACCGACACTGGTGTATCTCGCCAACGAAATCGCCGCGGCGGACCGTGATTCCGGCGACAAACGCTATTCGATGTATTCCATCGTCGCCGGCATTCCGTTTCAGGATCGGCAGGCTTCGGATAGCTACCGTTTGCGTGATGGCAAGCCGGTTCCGCAACTGAGAGACCATGACCTGCTGCTGTCGGCGTGGCTTGCCGCGGATCTTCAGGTGGACGTCGGCGGGACCGTCAAAGCTCGCTGGCATGATGTCGGCAGCCATGGCGAACTGCCGGAGATCGAACGTGACTTCACGGTGCAGGGCATTTTTCCCGACGACGACCCGCAGACCGTCGACGTGAACCTGACCCCGCACGTGCCGGGCATTACCGACGTCGAATCGTTCAGTGACTGGAACCAGCCGTTTGAAATGGAAATGAGCCGCATCACCGAACGAGACGACGCTTACTGGGCCGCTCATCGGGCGACTCCAAAGGCTTTCGTGTCGCTGGCAACGGCGGAAGACCTCTGGAGCAGCCGCTTCGGCCGGTACACGTCCATTCGCATCGCGCCCGTTGGCGGCCTGAGTTCTCTGACGGAAGCTCAGCGGGAAAGTCTCACCAACCGAATCACGAATCAGATTGTGGCAAACATCGATCCGACAGCGCTGGGCCTGTTCTTCCGTCCGGTGCTGGCAGAAGGACTGACGGCGGCCGTCGGAGCCAACGACTTCACGCAGCTTTTCATCGGCTTCAGCTTCTTTCTGATCTTGTCCGCCATCATCCTGGCGGCGCTGATGTTTCGTCTTGGTATTCAGCAGCGAGTATCTCAACTGGGACTGCTGCAGGCCGTCGGCTGGCCGTCCGGACGCGTCCGGTGGTTCTTTCTTGCGGAAGGCCTGGTTGTTGCGGCATCGGGCGCACTTGTGGGGACCTTCGCGGCTGTCGGTTTTGCCAGGCTAATGATCCATGGATTGACGACCTGGTGGGTCGGCGCCATCGGAACACAGTTTCTGCTTCCGGACGTGCGGCCTTCGCGGCTCGCCGTGGCGGCGGGTATCTCGATGCTGCTGGCAGGGTTTGTCATCTGGACAGCCGTCCGTGCTTACCGCCGCGTTCCCGTGCGCGAACTGCTGACCGGGACCGCCGACGAAAACGCATCGCCCGCTGCCGGTGGCCGGTCGGCGTGGCTGCGAGTGATGACGATTTGTCGCTGGGGTGCGGTGCTGCTGGCAATTGGAATTCCGCTGGCCGTCGTGTTCGGCGTCATTCCTCAGGGCGAAGCGTTCGAGGGTCTGACATGGAACGTCGTGTGTTTCTTTGTCGCCGGATTCGCGTGCCTGACCGCCGGTCTGTTCGTGCTGCAGGGACTTCTGCTGCGTCGAGCGTCCGCCGACAATGTGTCCACTGTCGCTCGTGGACTGACCGGACTGGCTCTGGCAAATGCCGCTCGCAGCCGACAGCGCAGCCTGCTGACCACGGCCCTGATCGCCTTCGCGACGTTCGTCATCGTCGCGGTCGGCGCCGGACGGCGGAACCCGTTGTCCGAAACGCCGGACATCCGGTCGGGCAACGGAGGCTTTACGCTGGTCGCCGAATCGTCGCAGCCCATTCTGTTCGACGTGAACACGGACGATGGCCGAACGAAACTTGGTTTCGGGTCGGCGCCAAACAAACCGGCACTGCCCGCCGGGACCAGGGTCTACTCGTTTTCAATGAAACCCGGACAGGACGCAAGCTGCGCGAACCTGTATCAGGCACGCGTCCCGACTCTGCTGGGAGCATCGCGCGAATTCATCAGTCGCGGCGGCTTTCGTTTCGCGAAGACACCCGGCGAGAACCCGTGGGAATTGCTGACAGAATCGCTTCCCGACAACGATGGCCTGCCGGCAATTCCCGTCATCGGCGACATGAACACACTGCAGTTCAGTCTGAAAAAAGCTATCGGTGACGTTGTTCTGGTTCCCGATGAAATCTCGCCGCAGTTCGCTTTGCAGATTGTCGGGATGCTGGACGGCAGCGTGCTGCAGGGAGCCCTGATCCTCAGCACCGAGAACCTTCATCGAGTTGACGCGGACGTTTCCGGCGATCGCTACTTCCTGGTTGAAGTGTCGAAACCGGAAAACGCCGACAAAGCAGCAGCCGCGCTGGAAGGCAGCCTGAATTCCTTCGGCATGGATACCGAACCGGTCGCTCAGCGGCTCGCGGGATTCCTCGCCGTGCAGAATACCTACCTGTCAACGTTTCAGATGCTGGGAGGGCTCGGATTGCTGGTGGGTACGTTCGGTCTGGCAGCCGTCATGATGAGAAACGTGATTGAACGACGCCGCGAAATCGCGCTGCTGCGAGCCGTCGGTTTCACAACGCTGCGAGTTTGCCGCGTTATTCTGATCGAAAACTGGCTGCTGCTGTTCTGGGGAATCGGACTGGGTGCTGCATCCGCACTGCTGGCGATGCTTCCGCACCTGCTCAGCACGGGAGCCGACGTGCCGTGGGAACCGCTGGGAATCACGCTGGCTGCCGTTGCCGCGATCGGCAGCGTCGCATCTGTTTTCGCCATCCGGCGCGCGGCCACCGTGTCCATCCGGGAAAACCTGGCCACCGAATAG
- a CDS encoding DeoR/GlpR family DNA-binding transcription regulator, giving the protein MLVDERRSKILQVTEASGFVSLQQLVADLGASESTVRRDLEYLDAMGQISRTRGGAAYAGESLTDFDVRRHQASTEKRRIARHTAELISAGETVLLDGGTTTLEVARNLAGKSLQVVTNSLPIASLLMNQHEIELIFIGGYVYPKTGVALGAMAVDALKNINVSRLVMSAGGITAEGLFNSNALLVETEREMIRAAQRVTLVADSGKFGRRALSQLCPLDAVDEIVTDDGISDEWQRDLRAKGIAMEVVDLIAGTVA; this is encoded by the coding sequence ATGCTTGTTGACGAAAGACGATCGAAAATCCTTCAAGTCACGGAAGCATCCGGGTTTGTGTCGTTGCAGCAGCTTGTCGCCGATCTGGGAGCCAGTGAATCCACCGTTCGGCGAGATCTGGAGTATCTCGATGCGATGGGTCAGATCAGCCGCACTCGCGGCGGAGCTGCCTACGCGGGAGAGTCGCTGACGGATTTCGACGTGCGGCGACACCAGGCGTCCACAGAAAAGCGTCGAATCGCCCGCCACACGGCGGAGCTGATTTCGGCGGGGGAGACAGTTCTGCTGGACGGCGGCACGACGACATTGGAGGTAGCCAGAAATCTGGCGGGGAAGTCACTTCAGGTGGTGACAAACTCACTGCCGATTGCATCGCTGCTGATGAATCAGCATGAGATCGAATTGATTTTCATTGGTGGCTATGTCTATCCGAAAACAGGTGTGGCGCTCGGCGCGATGGCTGTGGATGCCCTGAAAAACATCAATGTGTCGCGTCTGGTCATGAGTGCCGGCGGAATCACGGCGGAGGGGCTGTTCAACAGCAATGCCCTGCTTGTGGAAACTGAACGCGAGATGATTCGCGCGGCGCAGCGAGTGACGCTGGTGGCCGACAGCGGCAAGTTCGGTCGCCGGGCGCTGTCACAGTTGTGCCCGCTGGATGCGGTCGACGAAATCGTGACGGATGACGGAATCTCGGACGAGTGGCAAAGGGATCTGCGAGCGAAAGGGATTGCGATGGAAGTTGTGGATCTGATTGCAGGAACAGTGGCGTAG